The following DNA comes from Emys orbicularis isolate rEmyOrb1 chromosome 13, rEmyOrb1.hap1, whole genome shotgun sequence.
AAGGAGACAGAGATCCAGATCCAGTTTACGTATCTCACTTAAACCACTAGGACCATAGACAGCGCAGGTCTCCAGCTGGGATAGAACCTGGGCTCTCTAACACCAAAAGACAAAGCCCCTACCACAGAAGCTAAAGGAGTAATCCCATTGGCTGTCACGCAGCAGCTAGCCCCTCCTCTCCTTGCTATGGCAGCTGCTAGTGGGACACACGATCACGCGTCAGCGTGTTGCACTCCGTGGCTGCATATTCAGTGCCATTTCCAAGCCGAGCTGAGTGTgaaggggagggagatggagcCCAGGACTTACCCGatcctgctgccaccaccaccctagagaggaggagaaagaagaggcagtCAGTGAACATGTCCCAGACTGGGGAGGCCTCTTGGTCCTGCAGGGGAGTTCCCACTGGAGTCTGACACACAGGCTCCCGTTCAGAGAGCAGCTGCTACTTCCGTCTCCTTCCAGCTGGGATGTTTGCTCTCAGCAACCTCAGGAATGGTCAGCTGTGAAGTGGCCATGGAGGAAAGCATCTCCCCATGCACTTTACAAGAAGAAAAGATTTTCTGCCTTGGTAGTGAGAGCCCCATCCCCCCAAGTCTCCCTGTCCTGCTAAACAGGGAGCTCAAGTGGTGCGGAAGgatgagctgggggcggggaaggttaCAGTGCTGGACTCCTGGCTCCAACTCTTTGTCCTGCCACTGGCTTGTTGGGAAAGTCAGTCCTTTCCTGCCTCACATTCCCTATCTGTAGAGCAAGGCTAGTATTGCCCTTCTAGCTTTGAAGCTAAATTCATCTGTGTTTGCAGAGGGATTCCAGATGACTGAGAGGAatcgtctacactacagcagcccagctctggcactgCAGCAGAAGCACTGTagcgtagacacttcctacatcaaCGGAAGGTGTCCTCCTGTCGctgcaggtaatccacctccctgcgAGATGGTAGCTaagttgatagaagaattcttccatccacccaaCTGCATCTATAGTGGGGATTGGGTCGACTAACTACGTCACACAGGGTgcgaaatttttcacagccctgagcgatgtaggtAGGTCGATCTATTTTTTAGGTGCAGACCAGACCTATGTGAACAGGGGCCGCATTCAGATTTGATTCACACCAGTGTCAAGCTAGATTGACTCAGTAGATTTACACCAACCCGTCCCACTTGAGAGCACAATTTGTCCCACTGAGCTATTAACATGAGCGCTGGCTGAAATTTAccccatgattttattttttaagtaccCAACTTTGAAACTTCATAGATGTTTTTAATGCAAGAAATTTCAATTGTTTCCTTTTTTGTAACAGTTTTTGAAGCCTTTAAGATCAAAATCCGGCCATGGAACAAAATGGACcaaaacaaatgcattttttttaaaagtattcctTACTGTGAAAATGagatgattaaaaaaatacaaatttaaagggggggggggggggaggggttgactGGCTCCAGGTAGCATCTAGATAATGTATTTGTCAATTATGTTGTGAACTCTGAATCCTGGACtccgacagggaatggatcagaACAGACACATCCCAGTCAAGTGAAGGGGTTTGCAGtggatcaggactcctgggttctactccaaACTCTGGGAGAGGAGCCGGGTCTATAGATGGGGTatctgggagtcagaactcctggattTTAGACCCAGCGCTGCAACCAACTTGCTTTGTTCCATGCCTCATTTTCTACCTCCCTCTAATCAGCGAGATGGAAGATAATGATAGTAACCTTACGATATGTCTCACCTGCGGGGATTGGCTCACCGGCTgctgccccgtctcttctccctTCTCAGTGATCAGTTTATCAATGTGGGAAATTTCTTCTGAGAGTTTAGAGACACTCTCATCCCTTCTCTGAGCAATGTCTCCGTCAAGCGCTTCCAGCCGGGACAGCAGGAACTGCTCCTTCTCCTCCAGGAACCCACGCAGCTCCTTACACTCAGAGAGGATCTTCTGTCTCTCGGCTTCTGTCTGTTTCTGCAATTACAGAGAGGGTAGCTCGGTAACAGACGGAAAATCATAAGTAGCCTCTCAGCTGAAGGGGGGACTTCTTTAAAGAGAAAGGACAGAGCAGGATCCTCagggcaggatcaagccctttagCAGTAGCTCAGTGACCTGTTACTTTTCCCTGGTCTCTGCATCTTGTGCCCCAAAATCTGAGGTtcagtttctatttttttttttttgccctgacAGTGGCAAAGAAATAACTGAAAATGTGAATGACGCAGTAAGGGTTACTTGTGTCtgcaaacagcctgaaacaatatctCTCAGAGACATGAACTGTCACCATGTATTGAAACCgtgttaactctgaagcctaCGGATGACAAGCTAGAAGTCATCCTTGATCAACATTTTACCGCTGACCACAATAAGTGACAAGGGAGAGGGATGATCCTACTATGAAGATATGCTCCATCCACTGCAAATGGGATTTCATTTGGAGATTGTGAGTGGGCAGAGTTCAGGAGAGACCAGATGCCCTCACCTTTCCCCAGAagcccagccctggagagggaggTGACCTGGAGTCTGGCCAGATGACCAATTCCTCATCCTGGTGAGGgaagaggaaagggagggggaaagggcacGGAGAAGGAACCAAAGCAAAGAGGCTATGAGAGGGGTAGCAGGGCATGCGCGCCTCCTCTGTGACGGTTTCCAGCAGCTCCGAGAACAATATGGCTGCTGAGCTCTGCAGATGGGCAGTTCTTAGAGACATCAAgccacagcccagctccaagccccaCAAGCACACAATGACAGCAGCATACGCAAGGGCATCTGCACCTTTGCTAACAGCAACAGCAGGGATTTTTCTCAAAACCTTGTCCACCTGCACTTGTCCAAACTctctagccagccagccagcccatgttctctctccccccatcacCCTCAGAGGCTACAGAGAAACAGGCCCTGTGTTTGCTTTGTTACTCAGGGCACTCTGATCCCAGGCAAACCTGGGGTGGGGGACGGCTCACGGCACATACCAGCAGCTCCTCACTTCTCTTCTCCTCGTTGGCTTTGGCTTCTTCTCTGTCTTTTCTCAGACCAGCCAGGTGCTCTTGCGGTGCTTCCTGGAAGAAGCAAGAAGGATCTTTGTTGGGAGGGTTTCACCACAAAGTTCCCAAacttaggaacacaggaattgccagtcTGGGTCAGACCAGGAGCCCATCTCCAGGCTCCAACACCAGCTTCTTCACAAGAAGGTGCGATAAACCCTGCAGCAGGGAATTATGGGCTAATCTGCCCCCAGGAAAACATTATTCTAGCTCATAGAGATTTAGGAAGGAACACTGAAGCACGAGTGTATATGTCCCTTCCAGTGCTCTTGGGTCCATAGTTTGAGGAGTGACTAGTCATCCTGGGAGtcaacttttttggggggtgctCAGTTTGAGAAGATTaaagggccctgattttcaggaagACTGAGTGCTTGTCCTCTGAAAAATCATGTCATTCCAGGATGTCCCTTGTTGGCAAAGGAGAGGCAATTCATAATCACTCTTGGACTTGAAAATTTGGGTCTTGCACTTTTAATCCTTACTATTATAACTCAAAACAAAGGGCGGTACAAATAAAGAACAATCTACGGCAAGAAGTATTCATATAAATATCCAGTCCTGTATTGACTTCTGCTCAattatatcttgtggcaatgagttccactggctaATTGCATGTAATGTGAACAAGTAgttcctttgatcagttttaaaACTGGctacctttcaatttcattgaatgtccccttgttctgtATTGGGGAAACTCTACTCACCCTGTCTCCGAATCTCCCTTCTCTACTCCATTCACTCTTGCCGACACCTATAGCCTCTCCCCCTCTTATTTATCTCCTCTCTAAACTGAGCAGTCCCAGCACTGCCAGTCCCTGCCCATTCACAAGTCTCTCCGGAGCCCAGATCATGctctttgcccatctgtaaaccCCTTCTGTTACTGCTTTATCCTTGACCAGAACTGAATACAGTATCCCAGGTGAGGGCATCTCACTGATTTATAGAATGTTGTTAAACTGCCGACCTTGTTATTCTTTATCCTTTATATAGACCAACAAACCCAGGCACAAACACATACTAGGAGCCATTGGGACTGCGCACTCGCATGTCTGAGGGCAAGATTTAGCGCTCCCTGAGACTGTTTCTTAGCTACACTTCACGCTCAACCATGCAGATGTGAGCAGAGGGGGCAATAGGACAAATGGAGCTtcaaccgggggaggggggaaggaagagggacaAAAACACCCAGGCACAATTGGAAGTAGAGGAGCCCTCTTCCTTTTACCTCCCGGACAGAAATTCCGTCATGACATACCAAAAAAATCTATCCTGCCCCAAATAACCAAGTCCTAGCTCCTCCAAACTACTTTAAAAACCTAGTCCAAATCTACGCATCCCTTAAAACCCCAGCTCTGAACATCCCCAGACACGGCAGCAAAAACACTGCCCCAAAATtagctcccagccactgcctcCAAATCTCCCAGCCCCTACTGACATATCCGAAGTCATTCCAACACGACGCCCAAACCGATCCCCCCAGCTCAGAACACCCCTACGTccggctccgctcctcccacAACTGGACCCAAACATTGCCCCCAAacattgcccccctcccctcaaaccactagacatagaatcatagcaatgtagggctggcAGGGACCTCAAGAATTCATCTCATCCCCCcgcactaaggcaggaccaagtaaacctagaccatccctgacaggtgttgtcCAAGCCCTCCAATGGTGGGGATTTCAAAACTTCCTttgggaagcctattccagagttaaACTACCctgacagggctttggagctgtgctccagctccgctccagctccaggcaaaaacctgcagctccactgctccggagctgctccgcgctccggctccgggctccactccaaagccctgctgacagttaaaaagttttcctaatatctaaccgaaATCTCCCTTTTCCACAgattaagcccactgcttcttgtcctgccttctgtggacatggagaacaaatgatcattgccctctttataacagcccttaaccgATCTGAAAACTTATTAGGTTTTCCCCCCACTCCTCTTTTCCCAAGACAACACGTCCagatttttaacctttcctctcaggtcaggttttctaaaccttttctctaaccttcccctccccacctgaaATCCCCACCTCCAGAGATCCCCTCAAATTCTCATTAAAATCTGCTTCAAATCCAGGCTTTGGGGCTAGCATTTAGGTCTCACCCCACAGTAGGAGCCTGTCTCAGTTACAAAGGCCtgcaataaatttgtttttgttttatgtcactgtctgcactgcaggggtggggggcagcatggCAGTTAAAATATGAATCATGTTACGTAGCAAGTTTTCAAAGGCCAGAAAGAACCTTTCTGATGATCCAAACTGGCTTCTGGCATAAACAccagccagagaatttcacctagCAATTGCTACGTCAAGCCCAGGGCTTCTTGGCTGAGGTAGAGCAACTCTTTTGAGAAGAGGCATTCAATCTTCATTTACAAATTGCAATTAAAAGGACAGCACCAGGTTAGTACAtacaggaacataagaacggccagcctgggtcagaccaaaagtccatctagcccagtatcctgtcttccgacagtggccaatgccaggtgccccagagggaatgaacagaacagatgatcatcaagtgagccatcccatcgcccattcccagcttctggcaaacagaggctagggactccgtccctgcccatcctggctaataaccattggtgggacctatcctccatgaacttatctagttcctttttttaacccttttatagtcttggccttcacaacatcctctggcaaagagttccacagtttgtgcattgtgtgaagaaatacttccttttgtttgttttaaacctgctgcctattaatttgatttggtgacccctagttcttgtgttatgagcagggccggctccaggcaccagcgcagcaagcaggcgcctggggtggccaacggaaaggggcggcaccgccggctcttcggcagcaatttggtggcgggtccctcggtccctctcggagagaaggacccaccgccaaattgccgccgaagaatgaagcggtggtaGTAGagcgattgtggcttttttttgtttgtttgtttgtttgccgcttggggcggcaaaaactctggagctggccctggttatgagaaggagtaaataacacttccttctttactttctccacacccgtcacaattttatagacctctatcatatacacccatagttgtctcttttccaagctgaaaagtcccagtctgattaatctcccctcctatggaagctgttccatacccctaataatttttgttgccctttcctgaatcttttccaattccaatatatcttttttgagatatggCAACCAcctctgcacgcagtattcaagatgtgggcataccatggatttatacagagacAACAGGATATCtgctgtcttattatctacccctttcttaatgattcccaacattctgtttgcttttttgactgccgctgcacattttagtggatgttttcagagaactacccacatgACTCCATGCTCAGGAGATCCAAAGAAAGCTGATtagaggaaagaaggaaaataatCAGAGCAGCCTTTTTCCTTCAGCCAGACGCAGGACTGACATGCTTCCTTAACACCCGATTTAGATTCCTCCTTAATACAGGATTACCTTGCAGAAGATAAAACCCACCCTGGCCTGTGCAAGCCACCCAAGAGAGGCTTCTCCCAGGCAAAGCCACACCCCACAATTTTGCCTCTATAGGGCTGCCAATTTTGGTGGGATGTATCCCTGGACGTTTCATTGTATGCCAGAATCttgaattaaagattcatctttaattcctggagactccaggaccaTGCCGGAGGATTAGCAACCCTAGCAACACACCAGCTCAGCGGAGCTGGAACAACTTGTATAGtggggagtgctgagagccactgaaccagaCTGTAAACCCAGATACCAGCAGTTCCCAACCAGGGGCCCGGGACCCCCTGGGGgaccacaagcaggtttcagggggtccaccaagcagggctggcattagactcactggggcccaggaaaGAAAgatgaagcccagggccctgagccccgccacctggggctgatgctgaagcctgagcaatggaGCTTTGCTGGGCCCCCTGTGGCACGGGGCCTCCAACAAccgccctgcttgctaccccctaatgcctgccctggcctttatatgcagaaaaagagttgttgtgacacaggtagactatggagtttttatagcatgttggagggGGCCTCGGAAAGAAAACGGTTGAGAACCCCGGCTGGAAACCGCTTCAAGCCACGGGGTGCGgacacacccctagttccagcaccgatGCACCGGCGCCTTTTCCTACCTTACAGCCCCGGGCAGCCTCTTCTATGGGCACCACCCGGTGGGCTCGGTGGTCCCAGGACAGGTGGCAAACCAGACAGACGGGCTTCTGGTCCTCCTGGCAGAAGAGCTTCAGGGCTTCCCCGTGCCGCTCGCACACCCCCCCAGCGGCCGCCCCCGGCCCGGCAGCCGCCTGCGCCCCGAAATGCTTGACGATCTCCACGATGTTGGCCAGCTGCCGGTTGGGCCGGAAGAGGCGGTGGGGGACCGGCTCCCGGCACTGGGGGCAGCACAGGCTGCGCTCCGAGTCCTCCCAGCACTTGGTGACGCAGGCGCGGCAGAAATTGTGCCCGCAGTCCGAGACCATGACCGGGTCCCGCAGGTACTCCAGGCACACGGGGCAGGTCAGCTCGTCCTGCAGGctgcggcccggcccggccgcgCCCTCCATGGCTGCAACTGCAAACACAcaaagggctgcagggacccCCGATTCCTCCGCCTCTCGCTCGGGGCCAGGGCCCTAGGGGGGCGCCGGGCAGGGGGGGCTCTGCACCGCAGCGAATGGAGGGAGCCGGGAGCAGATGCCAATCGCCAGGCAGGAAGCcgaggaagagggaggagaggggaaagctTGTCTGCGTCCTGCAGCAACAGACAGCACAGCGCTATCTAGTGGCTAGCTacaggcaggactcctgggttctctcccctgctctgggcggggagtgggctttagtggttagaacagggggggctgggaatcaggactcctgggttctgtccacgcggctctgggggggagtgtggggtctagtgattagagcaagggggctgggcatcaggactcctgggttctgtccccagctctacAAGGGgagagtggttagagcagcagggggctgggaatcaggactcctcgGGTCAGAGGTGGATTAGGGGActagagcaagtgggggcccctccccacccgaCCCCTTCCATCTGCagtcccctccaccaccccctgaCACCTCTCCTGGAgaaatggggttggggcatggggcttCCCCTGTTTCCCAGCAGGATCAACAGGCAGGCGGAGCAGCTCGGGCTTAAATGAGTTAAAGAAgaaggactgggagtcagaactcctgggttctatccccagctgtgggaggggagagggctttACTGATTAGAATAGGGAAGGCTGGGAgtgaggactcctggggtctatccTCAGTTGTGGGAGGAGAGTGGcatttagtggttagagcagaaggacctgggagtcaggactcctgggttctatttgtaGCTAGGCCGTTGACTCCTCTATGGCTTTTGGGCAGGTCCCAGCCCCGCTCTCAGCCTCCGTTTACCTGTCTGTACATTTCTCACTGGGCTCCTCTCTGCCAGGGTGATTATTTCTCTGGATTTTTGGTTGgcaacttgtaaaaaaaaaaaaagaagaagacgattaaaaaaaaagcaacaaatacaaaattattccTCTCGAGGGAGGAATCAAAAGTCCAACAAACCCACCACACCCATCCAGTCTGCTCTGCTCACCAGCCATCCAGGTCCCCAATCCCCCAGGCTCCCCTACTACCACTGTCCTTCCCCCCATCAGCCCCATCCCATTCCCCAATCCTCTCCTAGCCTGCCATttgcccccagccaggcctgaCCCCCAACAACCCTACCCCAATCAGCCaggcctgccctccctcctccaaccCCTGGGAAGGCAGGTCTGCCCCGTCTCCATGCCCACCAGaccagcctgccctgccagcaCCAGCTAGGCTTCTCCTAGCTTGGCTTGACTCATCCCCAATCCCCAGCCAGGCCTGAGCCCGTTCAACCAGCCCCCCAGACCTGCCTCCCCAACCTCAGTCAGCCTCAAAGCAGCCAGGCCtcctcccactctgcccccagacagacctgCCCCTCCCCGGCCAGCTGGACCCCTGGGGTAACCCCACCAGCAACACATGGCCAGGCCTCTCTCAATTTGGCTTGCCTGTGCCAGGTCTGACCCTTTCCTCAGCCAGCCCCCTGGATCTATCCCCCTCGCTCAGCCACGGTTGACCCGGTTCCCCATCCACCTCAGCCAATGCCCTAGGCCAGGGGTTCCCAAGCTGTGGCTGCTAGGGTTGTCACCTCTGAAGTATAAAAGGCTGGGATGTCCAAACCACTTGGTCGTGTCCAGCTACCTCAGAAAAGGGGGCGTGCTGGGTGGTGGCTACTGGAGCTTGAGCATCTCTGACATGCCATCTTAGCCACCCCCACCACCTTCCAAGTTCCCTGCCTCTCCGCGAGCCATGATCCTGGTTCCCCTTACTCCAAAGGAAATGGGCTCTCAGAAATACACGGCCTTGGCCACAGCTCTGGGTTTGAATTCAAATTCAATGGACATTTCAATCTTTGGTGAAAAAACAGAGGAGGGGATAACTGAAAATACATTCACATTTTCCCTCCTGGTTTTCAACCAGCCCCAGTGTCTTCAAATTGCCAGTTCATGCTGAAATTGAACGAATGTGTGTTCAGTGGTTTGAATGGAGTAAAGAACCAGTGCAGACAAGTGGCTAAACTGAGGAGGATCTAAACTTTGAAGATCTggagtctgagggcttgtctacacagggaagctaCTGTGAATTTCATCATAgaatcagaatatcagggttggaagggacctcaggaggtcatctagtccaactccctgctcaaagcaggaccaatccccaactaaattatcccagccagggctttgtcaagcctgaccttaaaaaccttctaaggaaggagattccaccacctccctaggtaacccattccacccttctagtgaaaaagtttttcctaatatccaacctaaacctcccccactgcaacttgagaccactgctccttgttctgtcatctgctaccactgagaacagcctagatccatcctctttggaacctcctttccggtagttgaaagcagctattaaatcctccctcattcttctcttctgcagactaaataatcccagttccctcagcctctcctcataaattcatgtgctccagccccctaataatttttgttgccctccgctggactctctccaatttgtccacatcccttctgtagtgggggggggaccaaaactggacgcaatactccaggtgtggcttaCCAGtgatgaatagaggggaataatcacttccctcgatctgctggcaatgctcctatttatacagcccaaaatgccattagccttcttgggaacaagggcacactgttgactcatatccagcttctcgtccactgtaacccctaggtcctttcctgcagaactgctgcttagctagtcgatccccagcctgtagcagtacatgggattcttccttcctaagtgcaggactctgcacttgtccttgttgaacctcatcagatttcttttggcccagtcctctaatttgtctaggttcttctgtatcctatccctaccctccagcgtatctaccactcctcccagtttagtgtcatctgcaaacttgctgagggtgcagtccacgccatcctccagatcattaatgaagatattgaacaaaaccggccccaggaccgacccttggggcactccacttgataccagctgccaactagacatggagccattgatcactacccattgagcccgatgatctagtcagctttctatccaccttatagtccattcatccagaccaTACTTCTTTAcgttgctggcaagaatactgtggaagaccatatcaaaagctttgctaaagtcaaggaataacatgtccatgttttcccctcatccacggagccagttatctcatc
Coding sequences within:
- the LOC135888177 gene encoding E3 ubiquitin-protein ligase TRIM7-like gives rise to the protein MEGAAGPGRSLQDELTCPVCLEYLRDPVMVSDCGHNFCRACVTKCWEDSERSLCCPQCREPVPHRLFRPNRQLANIVEIVKHFGAQAAAGPGAAAGGVCERHGEALKLFCQEDQKPVCLVCHLSWDHRAHRVVPIEEAARGCKEAPQEHLAGLRKDREEAKANEEKRSEELLKQTEAERQKILSECKELRGFLEEKEQFLLSRLEALDGDIAQRRDESVSKLSEEISHIDKLITEKGEETGQQPVSQSPQGGGGSRIGSENWTFQKPEPAFAELEKRLRSFSQKSAVLKEVLLEFKENLRFELENDTADISLDLDTANPYLVLSEDKRSVRLRSAPQDVPASPKRFDYSFSVLGAEGFTSGRHYWEVEVGDGDSWAVGAARESVRRKEKIDFTPEEGIWAVGLNWKGKNWDQYQAFTSPETPLSLCERPRKIGVYLDYEGGWVAFYNADNMAPIFTFTAAFAEKIFPFFWLFYVGSSLTLCN